From Catharus ustulatus isolate bCatUst1 chromosome 17, bCatUst1.pri.v2, whole genome shotgun sequence, the proteins below share one genomic window:
- the LOC117004266 gene encoding BPI fold-containing family B member 4-like has product MMVLKLFGIIFFCGLLSPSQQVLSGLSCAVSPRAMQNVLSDAIIHNGLIHQHLQGLVVPNIMGEGSQLNSPTSITDLHLIKVRVPRLSVVLLPGIGVQLTIGAKLQLRGNCLVGLLSELIDILVEVNITANIKCTNFESGTFQVVTEDCLCILGAIKIKVLSGLLTLSVNELVLRQLTATLPALLCPVVDIVMNLVNIHLLSTLNAVIPVGTAGTIHYQLASIPYTSGKFLGLDLDGVVKQVGGSTIAHDSSPSALPPLMDRLLLLVMRQSFLNAVLSLLLQLPPQTFPCTPDVFSGASRLREAVGTIAPAGCSACRGTSPLSIKLVLRGNPLILLEENKASVRLSVLIQLFSNHLDGSILNFLLLKADLGLNVQVSIVGGRLVLQLALGSTSLSLESSDVGISNISTLRPHCSSLLVETFLPAINGALSIGIPLPKVLRIPLVNVDFQIKAGLLVFLV; this is encoded by the exons ATGATGGTTTTGAAGCTTTTTGGAATCATCTTTTTCTGTGGCCTCCTCTCACCCTCGCAGCAAGTCTTGTCTGGTCTGTCCTGTGCTGTCAGCCCACGGGCCATGCAGAATG TTCTCTCAGATGCCATAATCCATAATGGgctcatccaccagcacctgcagggTCTCGTGGTTCCCAACATCATGGGTGAAGGGAGTCAGCTGAACTCTCCCACCAGCATCACGGA CCTGCACCTCATCAAGGTCCGGGTGCCCAGGCTGtcggtggtgctgctgccagggatcGGGGTCCAGCTCACCATCGGGgcaaagctgcagctcagaggcAACTG cTTGGTTGGCCTGCTTTCAGAACTCATTGATATCTTAGTGGAGGTGAACATTACTGCAAACATTAAATGCACAAATTTTGAATCTGGCACGTTCCAGGTTGTCACTGAAGACTGCCTCTGCATTCTTGGGGCCATAAAGATCAAGGTCCTTTCTGG cttGCTCACCCTGTCAGTGAATGAGCTGGTGCTTCGCCAGCTGACAGCGACTCTGCCCGCTTTG CTCTGTCCCGTGGTCGATATTGTGATGAACCTCGTGAACATCCATCTCCTGAGCACTCTCAATG CGGTGATCCCGGTCGGCACAGCAGGGACCATCCACTACCAGCTGGCCAGCATCCCCTACACCTCTGGCAAGTTCCTGGGGCTGGATTTAGAT GGTGTGGTGAAGCAGGTGGGAGGCAGCACCATCGCCCACGACTCATCCCCCTCTGCTTTGCCTCCTCTGATGGACAGGCTCCTGCTCTTGGTGATGCGCCAGAGCTTCCTCAATGCagtcctgtccctcctgctccagctgccaccaCAGACCTTCCCCTGCACGCCAGATGTT TTCTCCGGTGCCAGCCGCCTGCGCGAAGCCGTGGGGACCATCGCTCCTGCCGGG TGCTCCGCCTGCAGGGGAACCAGTCCCCTGAGCATCAAACTGGTGTTGAGAGGGAACCCGCTCATCCtcttggaagaaaacaaagccagTGTCAGGCTTTCAGTCCTGATTCAGCTGTTCAGCAACCACTTGGATGGATCCATCCTcaatttcctgctgctgaaggcT GACCTTGGTCTAAACGTCCAAGTGTCGATTGTTGGGggcaggctggtgctgcagctggccctgggcag cactTCCCTCTCCTTGGAGTCTTCTGATGTTGGCATCAGTAAT ATCTCCACCCTGAGGCCCCACTGCAGCAGTTTGCTTGTGGAAACATTCCTGCCTGCAATCAATG gtgccctgAGCATCGGGATCCCCCTGCCCAAGGTGCTGCGCATCCCCTTAGTGAACGTGGATTTCCAGATAAAGGCG GGCCTGCTGGTGTTTCTGGTCTGA
- the BPIFB2 gene encoding BPI fold-containing family B member 2 has protein sequence MGNSTLPGTLVMLRSQRWGGAERKGELEHHREDKLPQHLLFNPSPRQVNGQSAGMAMLRTLSILLSLLLPAHSARSPDCGGILTPSGLRYLAEVSKPHAESVLRKDLMAQPAPDPSPTSPSRNQITSVKVDNFSLTLIPDTGMRLSIEVDLGVTSAPSATKEMRLSILADLHVEMNPDGNLELVTSDCKPTLEEVQSSEETDSKSSGSDINKQINVEKICLEVSKLLLFPNERLMSLAAPFPITPSCQVQYLPLAAPMYSEQGIIISLQTTFQVSGTVIPLPISPVPFSMPEPARSSSSHVILAFSEHFYTSLFSALEESGALNVSLLSSLTTATLSERITQMGSLFQEDLPVVLQAVTRSSPHVVLEEDKAIVQLFLTAQIGAGSLFQSFLSVNVDVTARLHLSVVDTRMIISVAAIEDIELSLAASDVGPILAALLEELFLPTIREEVTAQINVVLRQGVFLPHIASFTYTDVNITIHKDYVLIPCNLQLEAKTRTWK, from the exons ATGGGCAACTCAACCCTCCCTGGGACACTGGTCATGCTGAGGTCACAGCGCTGGGGAGGGGCAGAACGCAAAGGGGAGCTG GAACACCACAGGGAAGACAagctgccccagcacctgcTGTTCAATCCTTCACCTCGTCAGGTCAATGGCCAAA gtGCCGGCATGGCGATGCTCCgcaccctgagcatcctcctgagcctcctgctcccagctcacagCGCCAGGTCACCCGACTGTGGGGGCATCCTCACTCCCTCTGGACTGAGATACC TTGCTGAAGTGTCAAAGCCACATGCAGAGTCAGTGCTCAGGAAGGACCTCATGGCCCAGCCAGCGCCAGACCCATCTCCCACCTCCCCAAGCAG gaacCAAATTACCTCTGTCAAAGTTGACAATTTTTCCCTGACCCTGATCCCTGACACCGGGATGCGGCTGAGCATCGAGGTGGATCTTGGCGTCACATCTGCCCC ctcagccaccaAGGAGATGAGGCTGTCCATCCTGGCAGACCTCCACGTGGAGATGAACCCCGATGGGAACCTGGAGCTGGTGACCTCTGACTGCAAACCCACCCTGGAGGAGGTGCAGAGCAGCGAGGAGACAGACAG CAAGTCCTCAGGATCCGATATCAACAAGCAGATCAACGTTGAAAAA ATTTGCCTGGAAGTCTccaaactgctgcttttcccaaatGAACGGCTGATGTCTCTGGCAG CTCCATTCCCCATCACACCAAGCTGCCAAGTCCAGTACCTGCCCCTGGCTGCCCCCATGTACTCTGAGCAGGGAATCATCATCTCATTGCAA acaACTTTCCAAGTGTCAGGAACAGTGATCCCCCTGCCAATCAGCCCTGTGCCTTTCAGCATGCCTGAGCCAGCGAGATCCAGCTCTTCCCACGTCATCCTGGCCTTCTCTGAGCACTTCTACACCAGCTTATTCTCTGCCTTGGAAGAGTCTGGAGCTCTCAACGTGAGTCTCCTG AGCTCGCTGACCACTGCCACCCTGTCTGAGAGGATCACTCAG ATGGGCTCCCTCTTCCAAGAGGACCTGCCAGTGGTGCTCCAAGCTGTGACCCGCAGTTCACCTCATGTGGTGCTGGAGGAAGACAAAGCAATCGTGCAGCTTTTCCTGACTGCCCAGATCGGAGCAGGATCCCTTTTCCAGAGCTTCCTGAGTGTGAACGTG GATGTGACTGCCAGGCTCCACCTCAGCGTTGTGGACACGAGGATGATCATCTCTGTGGCAGCCATCGA GGACATcgagctcagcctggctgcctcTGATGTGGGTCCTATACTG GCTGCCTTGCTGGAGGAGTTGTTCCTGCCCACAATCCGTGAGGAGGTGACAGCCCAGATAAACG tGGTCCTGAGACAAGGTGTTTTCCTGCCCCACATTGCCAGTTTCACTTACACTGATGTCAACATCACAATTCACAAG GATTATGTCTTGATCCCCTGTAACCTCCAGCTAGAGGCAAAGACACGGACCTGGAAGTGA